One Polaribacter sp. SA4-12 genomic window carries:
- the ccsA gene encoding cytochrome c biogenesis protein, with product MNRLSKIFSSSFLAIILLLTFAVSMAVATFIENDYGIATAWKIVYDAWWFEMVMLGLGVCFLFNTFKYNLWSIKKWPILLFHLSFIVILLGASITRYSSYGGIMRVREGASSNVILSSDNFIHIHLTDGKTTKSITKRLTFSPISDNDFSIDTDFNNEPVTISYNNFIADAVPEIVEDPIDGKFIIEMVVSAGNGRETVYLERGEVEAIGAHRHKIGFESNEEGIINITEEKGVFKVLSPRDLSSFVMATETASTIKKDSLHTLTLRTLYRDGDASFVLLRYVPKGKIDLVSGAEKLKDNDEQKDDALIVNVKVNDEVKQIKLLYRQGFLPTEHKVDFDNLKMSLSYGSKTIKIPFSIHLDDFQLDRYPGSTSPSAYASEVQVIDGEERLLHRIFMNNVLDYKGYRFFQASYDTDELGTVLSVNHDAIGTNVTYLGYFLMMIGMFFTLFGNGSRFTQINQKLNKLKNKTALLLLMLSSITSSSFSQQKDPVINVEIIKSQTIDVQHADLFGRLMVQDLDGRIKPINTLASEFMRKLTRKPYFKFTQKGESVRLDANQTFLAMQASANVWQYIPLIKVDEKKGGELFSELKISENNLVSFIGLLDDNGDYKLGKVVENANKKKPAERSEFDKEVLKVDERFNILYNVFSGNYLKVFPNSNDENNKWFGPTHDFKDFPIEDGNFAKSIISTYFKDVNDKNWVAASEKLEYIKKFQDVLGKEIIPSRKRVEAELWYNQLNLNFWLFQVFFVLGTILLILSIIKILISRKLVDAIWNGTIILTLIFFLCFTANIILRWYVAQHAPWSNGYEMLIFVAWVLLLCGFLTFRKSDFSLPLTTLFSGALLFVSYLDWLSPEITNLMPVLKSFWLKIHVATIVSSYAPLALSAILGFMALLLMIFKTEKTKKIINIKIKELTYINEISMTIGLFVLAVGTFLGGIWANESWGRYWAWDPKETWALISVIVYSIVLHLRFIPALRSNYVLNTVSVFAFGSIIMTSFGVNYYLSGLHSYAAGDPVPIPTFIYVLVAIVIVVSVIAYLRNKRFKKDN from the coding sequence ATGAATAGATTATCAAAAATTTTTTCCTCGTCTTTTCTAGCAATTATATTGTTGTTAACATTTGCAGTTTCTATGGCTGTTGCAACTTTTATTGAAAATGATTATGGTATTGCAACTGCTTGGAAAATTGTTTACGATGCTTGGTGGTTTGAAATGGTAATGTTAGGATTAGGCGTGTGTTTTCTCTTTAATACTTTTAAATATAATTTATGGTCTATAAAAAAATGGCCAATTTTATTATTTCATTTATCTTTTATAGTAATTCTTTTGGGTGCAAGTATTACTAGATATTCTTCTTATGGAGGAATTATGAGAGTTAGAGAAGGAGCTTCATCAAACGTAATATTATCTAGTGATAATTTTATCCATATTCATTTAACGGATGGGAAAACAACAAAATCTATCACTAAACGATTAACTTTTTCACCTATAAGTGATAATGATTTTAGTATTGATACAGATTTTAATAATGAGCCTGTAACAATTTCATATAATAACTTTATTGCAGATGCTGTACCTGAGATTGTAGAAGATCCTATAGATGGAAAATTTATAATTGAAATGGTTGTTTCTGCAGGAAATGGAAGAGAAACAGTTTATTTAGAAAGAGGAGAAGTTGAAGCTATTGGAGCACATCGACATAAAATTGGTTTCGAATCTAATGAAGAAGGGATTATTAATATTACTGAGGAAAAAGGTGTTTTTAAAGTTCTTTCTCCTAGAGATTTAAGTTCATTTGTGATGGCAACAGAAACTGCTAGCACAATTAAAAAAGATAGTTTACATACGTTAACTTTAAGAACGTTATATAGAGATGGAGATGCATCATTTGTACTTTTAAGGTATGTACCAAAAGGAAAAATAGATTTAGTTAGTGGTGCTGAAAAATTGAAAGATAATGATGAGCAAAAAGACGATGCTTTAATTGTTAATGTAAAAGTTAATGATGAGGTTAAACAAATCAAATTATTGTACAGACAGGGTTTTTTACCAACTGAACATAAAGTAGATTTTGATAATTTAAAAATGTCTTTGTCTTATGGATCTAAGACTATTAAAATTCCTTTTTCTATTCATTTAGATGATTTTCAATTAGATCGTTATCCAGGTTCTACAAGTCCTTCTGCGTATGCGAGTGAAGTTCAGGTTATTGATGGAGAAGAGCGTTTATTACATAGAATTTTTATGAATAATGTTTTAGATTATAAAGGATATCGCTTTTTTCAGGCAAGTTATGATACGGATGAATTAGGTACAGTTTTATCTGTAAATCACGATGCTATTGGAACAAATGTTACTTACTTAGGTTATTTTTTAATGATGATTGGTATGTTTTTTACACTCTTTGGTAATGGTTCTCGTTTTACACAAATCAACCAGAAATTGAATAAATTAAAGAATAAAACGGCATTATTGCTTTTAATGTTATCATCAATTACGAGTAGTTCTTTTTCTCAACAAAAAGATCCAGTAATTAATGTTGAAATAATTAAAAGTCAAACAATAGATGTTCAGCATGCTGATTTATTTGGACGTTTAATGGTGCAAGATTTAGATGGAAGAATAAAACCAATAAATACGTTGGCTTCAGAATTTATGAGAAAGCTAACGAGAAAGCCTTATTTTAAATTCACTCAAAAAGGAGAAAGTGTTCGTTTAGATGCGAATCAGACTTTTTTAGCAATGCAAGCTTCAGCAAATGTTTGGCAATACATTCCATTAATTAAAGTTGATGAGAAAAAAGGAGGAGAATTATTTTCTGAGCTAAAAATAAGCGAAAATAACCTAGTTTCTTTTATTGGTTTGTTAGACGATAATGGAGATTATAAGTTAGGTAAAGTAGTTGAAAACGCAAATAAAAAGAAACCAGCAGAAAGAAGCGAGTTTGATAAAGAGGTTTTAAAAGTTGATGAGCGTTTCAATATTTTATACAATGTTTTTTCTGGAAATTATTTAAAAGTTTTTCCGAATAGTAATGACGAGAATAACAAATGGTTTGGTCCAACACACGATTTTAAAGATTTTCCTATAGAAGATGGAAACTTTGCTAAAAGTATCATTTCCACTTACTTTAAAGATGTAAATGATAAAAATTGGGTTGCTGCCAGTGAAAAATTAGAATACATTAAAAAGTTTCAAGATGTTTTAGGAAAAGAAATTATTCCGAGCAGAAAAAGAGTTGAGGCGGAATTATGGTATAACCAATTGAACTTAAATTTTTGGTTGTTTCAAGTGTTTTTTGTTTTAGGAACCATCCTTTTAATTTTATCAATCATAAAAATTCTAATAAGTAGAAAGTTAGTAGATGCTATCTGGAACGGAACAATTATTTTAACCCTAATCTTCTTTCTTTGCTTTACTGCAAATATTATTTTAAGATGGTATGTTGCTCAACACGCACCTTGGAGTAACGGTTACGAAATGTTAATTTTCGTTGCTTGGGTTTTATTACTATGTGGTTTTTTAACGTTCAGAAAATCAGATTTTTCATTGCCATTAACAACTTTATTTTCTGGAGCACTTTTATTTGTAAGTTACTTAGATTGGTTGAGTCCAGAAATCACCAATTTAATGCCTGTTTTAAAATCATTTTGGTTAAAAATTCACGTAGCAACAATTGTAAGCAGTTATGCACCATTGGCACTTTCTGCAATTTTAGGTTTTATGGCTTTGTTATTAATGATTTTTAAAACTGAGAAGACAAAAAAAATTATAAATATTAAAATTAAAGAGCTTACTTATATCAACGAAATATCAATGACAATCGGTTTGTTTGTGTTGGCTGTTGGTACTTTTTTAGGTGGAATTTGGGCAAACGAATCTTGGGGTCGTTATTGGGCTTGGGATCCAAAAGAAACTTGGGCGTTAATTAGTGTAATTGTGTATTCAATTGTTTTACACTTACGTTTTATACCCGCTTTAAGAAGTAATTATGTTCTAAATACAGTAAGTGTTTTTGCTTTTGGATCTATTATTATGACATCCTTTGGGGTGAATTATTATTTATCAGGTTTGCATAGTTATGCAGCAGGAGATCCTGTGCCAATTCCAACATTTATTTATGTTTTGGTGGCAATCGTAATTGTAGTTTCTGTAATTGCATATCTTAGAAACAAGAGATTTAAGAAGGATAATTAG
- the nrfA gene encoding ammonia-forming cytochrome c nitrite reductase, producing the protein MKNKVLFVITIIVVFLLGLLASSIVNRKSEAKYKYVPQVNISENEPRNEVWGENFPLEYQSSLQTLDTTFASFQGGSAVRDVLEEDPNLVILFAGYGFSKDYNQGRGHAYAVEDLRNSLRTGGPKGKGDGPMPATCWTCKGPDVPRLMNEIGVAEFYSGKWADKGAEIVNSIGCADCHNPKTMKLQISRPALVEAFDAMGKDINKATHNEMRSLVCAQCHVEYYFDKKLPGKEGIPYLKFPWANGTSVEAMEEYYDNIDFKDWTHKISGAPMLKAQHPGYETFMTGVHADRGVSCADCHMPYKSEGGQKFTDHHIQSPLNNTSNACQVCHREESKKLIANVYERQSKATENRLKLEDLLVRAHLEAKKCWDLGATEAQMKPILLDIRHAQWRWDYSAASHGASFHAPVEIARVIGGGLVKAQDARIKLARMLATLGHNKPIDMPDVSTKELAQKYIGLDMEKLRAEKAAFKKNLLPKWLEEAKAREDKMEINSNASSKK; encoded by the coding sequence ATGAAAAATAAAGTACTATTTGTAATAACAATTATAGTGGTTTTCTTATTGGGGCTTTTAGCTTCAAGTATTGTAAATAGAAAGTCAGAGGCAAAATATAAATATGTTCCGCAGGTAAATATTTCTGAAAACGAACCTAGAAATGAGGTTTGGGGAGAGAACTTTCCATTAGAATATCAATCATCATTGCAAACATTAGATACTACTTTTGCATCTTTTCAAGGTGGTTCTGCAGTACGTGATGTATTAGAAGAAGATCCTAATTTAGTAATTCTTTTTGCAGGTTATGGTTTTTCTAAAGACTACAACCAAGGTAGAGGGCATGCTTATGCAGTTGAAGATCTTAGAAATTCATTAAGAACTGGTGGACCTAAAGGTAAAGGTGATGGACCAATGCCAGCAACTTGTTGGACTTGTAAAGGACCAGATGTACCACGTTTAATGAATGAAATTGGTGTAGCTGAATTTTATAGTGGAAAATGGGCAGATAAAGGTGCTGAAATAGTGAATTCTATTGGTTGTGCAGATTGTCATAATCCAAAGACTATGAAATTACAAATTTCTAGACCAGCACTTGTTGAAGCATTTGATGCAATGGGTAAAGACATTAATAAAGCAACTCATAATGAAATGAGATCTTTAGTTTGTGCTCAATGTCACGTTGAATACTACTTCGATAAAAAATTACCTGGTAAAGAAGGAATTCCTTATTTAAAATTCCCTTGGGCAAACGGAACATCTGTTGAAGCAATGGAAGAATACTACGATAATATTGATTTTAAAGATTGGACTCATAAAATTAGTGGAGCTCCAATGTTAAAAGCACAACATCCAGGTTATGAAACTTTTATGACAGGTGTGCATGCAGATAGAGGTGTTTCTTGTGCAGATTGTCATATGCCATATAAAAGTGAAGGTGGTCAGAAATTTACAGATCACCATATTCAATCTCCTTTAAACAATACATCTAATGCTTGTCAGGTTTGTCATAGAGAAGAATCTAAAAAGCTAATTGCAAATGTTTACGAGAGACAAAGTAAAGCCACTGAAAATAGATTAAAATTAGAAGATTTATTAGTAAGAGCACATTTAGAAGCTAAAAAATGTTGGGATTTAGGTGCAACAGAAGCACAAATGAAACCTATTTTATTAGATATAAGACACGCACAATGGCGTTGGGATTATTCAGCTGCATCTCATGGAGCATCTTTCCATGCACCTGTAGAAATAGCGAGAGTTATTGGTGGAGGTTTAGTAAAAGCACAAGATGCACGTATAAAATTAGCGAGAATGTTAGCCACTTTAGGACATAACAAGCCAATTGATATGCCAGATGTTTCTACAAAAGAATTAGCACAAAAGTATATTGGTTTAGATATGGAAAAATTAAGAGCAGAAAAAGCAGCCTTTAAGAAAAACCTTTTACCAAAATGGTTAGAAGAAGCTAAAGCTCGTGAAGATAAAATGGAGATTAACTCAAATGCTTCTTCAAAAAAGTAA
- the nrfH gene encoding cytochrome c nitrite reductase small subunit translates to MKNKIKILPKESNWRKIALFFIAVIIGLGLFMAKESKVLSYLSDDPQACVNCHVMTPVYNSWMHSSHRQWAKCNDCHVPHDNVFNKYFFKAKDGLYHASVFTARAEPDVIEMKEASQEVVQNNCIRCHVQLVTQTKYDGYLEDHKENRTTRKCWSCHKQVPHGKVHGLLTIKFNVAPLPTDQEETVIPSWLAEQIKK, encoded by the coding sequence TTGAAAAATAAAATAAAAATTTTACCAAAAGAATCTAATTGGAGAAAAATAGCATTATTTTTTATTGCTGTTATTATCGGTTTAGGTTTGTTCATGGCTAAGGAGTCTAAGGTACTTTCTTACCTGTCAGATGATCCACAGGCTTGTGTAAATTGCCATGTTATGACACCAGTTTATAATAGTTGGATGCATAGTTCGCATAGACAGTGGGCAAAATGTAATGATTGTCATGTGCCTCATGACAATGTTTTTAATAAATACTTCTTTAAAGCGAAAGATGGTTTGTACCATGCTTCCGTTTTTACTGCTAGAGCAGAACCAGATGTAATTGAAATGAAAGAAGCTTCTCAAGAAGTGGTTCAAAACAATTGTATTCGTTGTCATGTGCAATTAGTTACTCAAACAAAATATGATGGTTATTTAGAAGACCATAAAGAAAATAGAACTACTAGAAAATGTTGGAGTTGTCACAAGCAAGTTCCTCATGGAAAAGTACACGGTTTATTAACAATTAAATTTAATGTTGCTCCTTTGCCAACAGATCAAGAGGAAACAGTTATTCCTTCTTGGTTAGCAGAACAAATAAAAAAATAA
- the folB gene encoding dihydroneopterin aldolase produces MGIIQVNNIKLYAFHGCLDEEAKIGSEYSVDVEIKADLKKSSKTDNLVDTVDYVHLNHIVKEEMAIRSKLLEEVAQRILDRTFKEIPMVKKAKVSVAKINPPIGGNVEEVVIILTKKR; encoded by the coding sequence ATGGGAATAATACAAGTAAACAATATTAAGCTGTACGCATTTCACGGATGTTTAGACGAAGAAGCAAAAATTGGTAGTGAATATAGTGTTGATGTAGAGATTAAAGCAGATTTAAAAAAATCATCAAAAACAGATAATCTTGTTGATACAGTAGATTACGTTCATTTAAATCATATTGTAAAAGAAGAAATGGCAATTCGTTCTAAGTTGTTAGAAGAGGTGGCACAGAGAATTTTAGACAGAACTTTTAAAGAAATTCCGATGGTTAAAAAAGCCAAAGTTTCAGTGGCTAAAATTAACCCACCAATAGGCGGAAACGTAGAAGAAGTTGTAATAATTCTTACAAAAAAGCGATAA
- a CDS encoding glutamine--tRNA ligase/YqeY domain fusion protein has protein sequence MSEEIKSLNFLEHIIEEDLANGMPKENLRFRFPPEPNGYLHIGHTKAIGISFGLGEKYNAPVNLRFDDTNPAKEEQEYVDAIKKDISWLGYSWANECYSSDYFQQLFDWAVLLIKDGKAYVDSQSSEEMRAQKGTPTEVGTNSPFRSRSVEENLELFQGMKDGKFKEGEHTLRAKIDMENPNMLLRDPLMYRIMFKSHHRTGDDWCIYPMYDWTHGESDYLEQISHSLCSLEFKPHRELYNWFRDNVIEYSRSEYPNPPKQREFSRLNLSYTIMSKRKLLTLVENGNVAGWDDPRMPTISGLRRRGYTPNSIKSFIETVGVSKRENVIDVALLEFKIREDLNNTAKRVMGVLDPVKVIIDNYPEDKEELLDANYNDYEEGFGSREVPFSREIYIEREDFREEANKKFFRLKLGKEVRLKNAYFITATSCEKDENGEITVIHCTYDPLTKSGMDTEESKRKVKGTLHWVSVKHAIKAEVRAYDRLFLDEAPDSHKDKDFMEFINPNSLEVITAFVEPSLQTATIGERFQFQRLGYFNVDDDSTAENLVFNKTVGLRDSWAKK, from the coding sequence ATGTCTGAAGAGATTAAATCGCTCAATTTTTTAGAGCACATTATAGAAGAAGATTTGGCTAACGGAATGCCGAAAGAAAATTTACGCTTTCGTTTTCCGCCAGAACCTAATGGTTATTTACATATTGGTCACACTAAAGCAATCGGAATTAGTTTCGGTTTGGGTGAAAAATACAATGCGCCTGTTAACTTACGTTTTGATGATACAAATCCTGCAAAAGAGGAACAAGAATATGTAGATGCAATTAAGAAAGATATTTCTTGGTTGGGATATTCTTGGGCAAATGAATGTTATTCTTCAGATTATTTTCAGCAATTGTTCGATTGGGCTGTTTTGTTAATTAAAGACGGAAAGGCTTATGTAGATTCTCAATCTTCAGAAGAAATGCGTGCTCAAAAAGGAACGCCAACTGAGGTTGGAACAAATAGTCCTTTTAGATCTCGTTCTGTTGAAGAAAACTTGGAATTATTTCAAGGAATGAAAGATGGAAAATTTAAGGAAGGTGAACATACTTTGCGTGCAAAGATTGATATGGAAAACCCAAACATGTTACTACGTGATCCTTTAATGTATAGAATTATGTTTAAATCTCACCATAGAACTGGTGATGATTGGTGCATTTACCCAATGTATGATTGGACACATGGTGAAAGTGATTATCTTGAACAAATATCGCACTCGTTATGTTCTTTAGAATTTAAACCTCACAGAGAATTATACAATTGGTTTAGAGATAATGTTATTGAATATAGCAGATCTGAATATCCAAATCCGCCAAAACAACGTGAATTTTCTCGTTTGAATTTGAGTTATACAATTATGAGTAAACGTAAATTGTTAACTTTAGTTGAAAATGGCAATGTTGCTGGTTGGGATGATCCAAGAATGCCTACAATTTCTGGTTTAAGAAGACGTGGTTATACGCCAAATTCTATTAAGAGTTTTATTGAAACTGTTGGAGTTTCTAAACGTGAAAATGTAATTGATGTTGCTTTATTAGAGTTTAAAATTCGTGAGGATTTAAACAATACTGCAAAAAGAGTTATGGGTGTTTTAGATCCTGTAAAAGTAATTATTGATAACTATCCTGAAGATAAAGAGGAACTATTAGATGCTAATTATAATGACTATGAAGAAGGCTTTGGAAGTAGAGAAGTTCCTTTTTCTAGAGAAATTTATATAGAACGTGAAGATTTTAGAGAGGAAGCTAATAAAAAATTCTTCCGATTGAAATTAGGTAAAGAAGTTCGTTTAAAAAACGCTTACTTTATTACAGCTACAAGTTGTGAGAAAGATGAAAACGGAGAAATTACAGTAATTCATTGTACATACGATCCGTTAACAAAATCTGGAATGGACACTGAAGAAAGCAAACGTAAAGTAAAAGGTACTTTGCACTGGGTTTCTGTAAAACACGCTATAAAAGCAGAGGTTAGAGCTTATGACAGATTGTTTTTAGATGAAGCGCCAGATTCTCATAAAGACAAAGATTTTATGGAGTTTATAAATCCAAATTCTTTAGAAGTAATTACTGCTTTTGTAGAACCTAGTTTACAAACTGCTACAATTGGTGAGCGTTTTCAGTTTCAACGTTTAGGTTATTTTAATGTGGATGATGATTCTACTGCAGAAAACCTAGTATTCAACAAAACTGTTGGATTACGTGATTCTTGGGCGAAGAAATAA
- a CDS encoding DUF6370 family protein: MKKLIVLCLLVFASCGNKKEITQIADVSCGQCKFELDSENGCSLAVKIDDKAYFVDGFGINDFGDAHDKHIGFCNVVRKAEITGVIEDGRFKASALKLVE, from the coding sequence ATGAAAAAATTAATCGTTTTATGTTTACTAGTTTTTGCTTCTTGTGGAAATAAAAAAGAGATTACACAAATTGCAGATGTTTCTTGTGGTCAATGTAAATTTGAATTAGATTCTGAAAACGGATGTAGTTTGGCTGTTAAAATTGATGACAAAGCTTATTTTGTAGATGGTTTTGGAATTAATGACTTTGGCGATGCTCATGATAAACATATTGGTTTTTGTAACGTAGTTAGAAAAGCAGAAATTACTGGTGTTATTGAAGACGGACGTTTTAAAGCTAGTGCTTTAAAATTAGTTGAGTAA
- a CDS encoding aldo/keto reductase: MKYTKLPHTDIEVSKICLGTMTWGKQNTQEEGSEQMDFALEQGVNFFDTAELYSVPATPETYGSTEKIIGNWFKKTGNRDKVVLTSKICGPGPYTAHIRDNGFAKEAIIEAVEGSLKRLQTDYIDLYQLHWPERGVNCFGLRDYPYKTSRKEAENHVEILETLDALIKQGKIRQVGLSNETPWGTLQYLQAAKELNLPRMITMQNSYSLVHRSYEYGMSEVSMRENIGLLAYSPLAQGVLTGKYLRGQKPADARGILFPNYITRYQSDLVQQAVLKYESIALKHGISLTELSLAFINQLPFVTANIIGATKISQLKENIGSININLSEEILAEIEAVHHLIPNPAP, from the coding sequence ATGAAATACACAAAATTACCACATACAGATATTGAAGTTTCTAAGATTTGTTTAGGAACGATGACTTGGGGAAAACAAAACACACAAGAAGAAGGTTCTGAACAAATGGATTTTGCGTTAGAGCAAGGTGTGAATTTCTTTGATACGGCAGAATTATATTCTGTTCCTGCAACTCCAGAAACTTACGGTTCTACAGAGAAAATTATAGGTAATTGGTTTAAAAAAACGGGTAATAGAGATAAAGTTGTTTTAACAAGTAAAATTTGTGGGCCAGGACCTTATACGGCTCATATTAGAGACAATGGTTTTGCTAAAGAAGCAATTATAGAAGCTGTAGAAGGAAGCTTAAAAAGATTGCAAACAGATTATATAGATTTATATCAATTGCATTGGCCAGAGCGAGGTGTTAATTGTTTTGGGTTAAGAGATTATCCTTATAAAACATCGAGAAAAGAAGCAGAAAATCATGTGGAAATTTTAGAAACATTAGATGCTTTAATTAAGCAAGGAAAAATAAGACAAGTTGGTTTATCTAATGAAACTCCTTGGGGAACTTTACAGTATTTACAAGCTGCAAAAGAATTGAATTTACCAAGAATGATTACCATGCAGAATTCATATTCTTTAGTGCATAGAAGTTATGAATACGGAATGTCTGAAGTTTCTATGAGAGAAAATATTGGTTTACTTGCGTATTCGCCTTTAGCACAAGGTGTTTTAACAGGTAAATATTTAAGAGGACAAAAGCCTGCGGATGCAAGAGGAATTTTATTTCCTAATTATATAACAAGGTATCAATCTGATTTGGTTCAACAAGCAGTTTTAAAGTATGAATCAATTGCGTTAAAACACGGAATAAGTTTAACAGAATTGTCTTTAGCTTTTATAAATCAGCTACCATTTGTAACTGCAAATATTATTGGAGCAACTAAAATAAGTCAGTTAAAAGAAAATATTGGAAGTATAAATATTAATTTATCAGAAGAGATTTTAGCCGAAATTGAAGCTGTTCATCATTTAATTCCGAATCCTGCGCCTTAA